A region of the Nitrospira sp. genome:
AAGCCATCGGCTGCAGAAGCACGCGGCGCCGGTCGTGCATCGCACCAAGACCATCGCCCCGGAAGACTTTGAACTTCCCGAGTATGGCGCACCGGATTCCACCCGTGCGCCGCTCAAGATTCAAGACGGCTGCAATACCATGTGCAGTTTCTGCCTGATCCCCTTTGCACGAGGCCGGGAACGAAGCCGCCTGCTCGACGATTTGTTGCGCGAGGCCGAACTCCTGGCCGACCAGGGTGTTCGGGAAATCGTGTTGACCGGCGTGAACATAGGACAATACCACCAGGCCGGTGCGGATCTCTGTACCGTGATCCCTCGGCTGGAGACTATCCCCGGTCTGGAGCGCATCCGGATTTCTTCCATCGAGCCGACCACGGTCACCGATCAGTTGCTGGAACTGATGGCCTCGTCAGCCAAACTCTGTCCCTATCTCCACATCCCTCTCCAAAGCGGAGATGACAAGATCTTGGCCGCGATGAACCGCTCGTACTCGGCGCAGGATTATGTGCAGCTGATTACGCGCGCCTTACGCAAGATTCCCAACTTAGGACTCGGCACCGATATCATGGTGGGTTTCCCCGGTGAGGACGAGACAGCGTTTACCAATACGCTGAAGCTGGCCACCGAACTTCCCTTCGCCTATTTCCACGTATTTCCATTTTCGCCAAGACCGGGGACCGCGGCGGTGAAGCTGGCCAATCCTGTCAACGCCGCGCAGATGAAAAAACGGACCGCGATTTTAATGGGTCTCTCGCAAGCCAAGCGCCTCGCCGTCCATGATAGGCATATTGGAACGACGATCCCCGTCTTGTTCGAAGCCGGTTACCATGACGGTTTCGCGGTTGGCACGACATCCACGTTCCTGAAAGTTGCGGTCCCTTCGCCTTCTGAACTTACGAACCAGATGCATTCCGTCACCATCACTGCCGCCAGCGAGCGTTGGGCGATCGGCCACCTGGCAGCTCAGCCGACCGCCACGA
Encoded here:
- the mtaB gene encoding tRNA (N(6)-L-threonylcarbamoyladenosine(37)-C(2))-methylthiotransferase MtaB, with translation MTTNTAQPRASLHTLGCRLNQAETAVLGERLRQDGYRLVAFGEPTDLLVLNTCSVTEDAERTSRYLIRKTLKHSPKAFIAVTGCYAQTGPEGLKKQSGIDLIVGNQYKLDLPTFLPPSHRLQKHAAPVVHRTKTIAPEDFELPEYGAPDSTRAPLKIQDGCNTMCSFCLIPFARGRERSRLLDDLLREAELLADQGVREIVLTGVNIGQYHQAGADLCTVIPRLETIPGLERIRISSIEPTTVTDQLLELMASSAKLCPYLHIPLQSGDDKILAAMNRSYSAQDYVQLITRALRKIPNLGLGTDIMVGFPGEDETAFTNTLKLATELPFAYFHVFPFSPRPGTAAVKLANPVNAAQMKKRTAILMGLSQAKRLAVHDRHIGTTIPVLFEAGYHDGFAVGTTSTFLKVAVPSPSELTNQMHSVTITAASERWAIGHLAAQPTATTMLPML